A stretch of DNA from Schizosaccharomyces osmophilus chromosome 2, complete sequence:
AAAGTCAAACCCATTACCATTAACAAACATTTCACTAAGATAATAAAATTCAGGAATTAACTCCCTTACATCCGCCATGTTTTCCTTAGATGAAGAATTCCAGGTTTGTTCGATTGAGTAGAATAACCTATCTGCGTGATCAAATTGTCCTCCCTGTAGCGCAAGATAAGAATTTACAAAAGGTCGTAAGCGTATCAAATAGGAGCAGACAATCATAGCAGACGAATAGTGAGTACCATAATGAAAAGGCTTTTGTTGCAAATCACCCAAGCTTAATAATAAATCGTAACGCTCCTTAAACTGGGATTCTCTGGGAGGGTATTGCGCACCCATTGGCTTTGACAAGTCTCTGAATGTTCTAGGATTGCTTAGATCTAGTTCTTCGCTAGTATAATCAGCAATGACCCAAGGAAAAACGGGATATTGGGTCAAGTCATTATATGTGCGGCCCGCAAGCGTGTTCACGATTTGCAAATAATTGAAGTTAGATATTTCGTGCCTTTCCCATCTTTTGGTGGCCGGATGGCCACTATTAAAAGATAGAACATTTGCTAACTTCGTCCCTATAAAATTCGTTCTGTTAGTAGCTTTCCCAAGATCACGACTCATTGATGTAGCCAGATGACTTGTTGAAAGCACATCCGCACCATGTGCCTTTGCTATCAGTTTTTGATATAGTGCATCTCGATTTTTAGTTGTGGAAAGTATGGtcaaaaagcttcttccgtctttgaaaaaaagctCAATTCCTACATCTCTTAACAGATAGAATCGTTTTAGCACCAAAGACAAGTCTGAGAAGTTCCAATACCAGCTACTTTCTCTAGAAATGACAGGAAGTGTGTTTCTCGAAGAATTCAATGATTGCATATTAAGAAGCTGTAGATACGGGTCTTTTTCATCAGTCACGCTGCTGTCGTTTATATCAACAATTTCATTATCTGATCgcaagaaaaagttatcCATCAAATAAAGATATTGTTTTCCTAACAGTAAAATACCTTCCATAGCTTCCAACCCAAATATCCTAGAAACATTATATGCGTCTTGTATAGTATCTCCTGGCATAATGGAGCGCATTACAGTTCTATTTTTATCTTCTTTGTCCTCCTCAAATGTATcgtcttcatcttccttaCCAAATGTTGATTCGTTCGTGGAAGTAGCTTCCGAATCATGTAAAGTATCCTCATTATATGGAACCATTAGTGTGATAGCCTCTTTCCCTTGTGTGCGAAGGGGAACTTCAGAGTTCACAGAACCGTGGAAGCTCCGATTTCCTGTAACAAATGACGATTTTTGTTCAGATTCCTGCTCCGAGTTGATTTCTTTAGGGGGAGTGATGCAAGGTCTTAAACGACTCCTCATTCTTTCTGATCCTTCAGTAGAATCTAATTCCCATGATGCTGGGCTTAAAGAAAGGACTGAATTTTCACCAGCTAATTCAGCCTGAttagaaaataaagcaGACATTACAAAATTCTCTTGATCCGATTGGTCCTGGAATATCTTTCGAAACCGGCTGCATTCCAAAGAGTACAGACTTGAAATCCAAGCCTCGTAAGAATGCGACATCTCATTAAGGAGATTTTGTTCGCTTGAAGCTATTGTCAAACTCTTTTTCAGAAACTCTAAGCGTAACAACTTTAAAGACGTCATTTCATCTTCAGCAGCCTTGTGTTCTTGTTTtaagaaattttcaaattgaaaagagaaGCATGTTTGCATAAATTCATCAGCTTCGGAAATATTATCCTGTAACCAGGAAAGAAACTGGTCAGACTGTAATCCAGTGATGGTTTGCATATCTCGACTAAACGGAAATTCCATTCTAAAACCTTTGTTCACTTGATTCAAATAATTTGGAGACTGAATGTATAATAAACGCCAAATATCGACAGCGCTTAAACGAGCCCTTTCGTTACCGGATTTCAACACCATATACATACTATACCAAAGTAACGAAAAAAGCTCTGGCTGATGATTCTTAGAAGCAAGCAAAGGTGTTTGCCAATATAGTATCTTCATCATTACATTCTCCATGGTAGCTTCAtcacctttttctttagtcCTATCAAGCTCTAATAGAATCAATCTCAAAAAGCAACCGAACAAATTGCAAATTGCATATTTAGTATTCTTAGAGGAAAAATCCAGTTGGTTCTCTGCAAATTCAAGCTCTTCAAGTAGGTACCCAATATCGTCTATAATGTTAAAACAGAATTCGTCCATAAACCCAACAATTCTTATCCTTAAATATTTCGTAAACATATAGCTGAAGTTAATTAATACATGTGGATTCTTTAGAAACGTCTTATCATCCTTGACTGATTTAATGAGctgttgaagaattgaatgaaatgcAATCCGAACGAATGAAGCCTTTTTCGTCTTTGTACTAGAAGgcaaagaaataatcaatttggaaaagctAAATCCCTGACCAGCGACGATTCGATCATAAGCGGTAGTTAAaacagaaataaaaagttcatTAATCAGCTTCTTTGACTTAGCCCCATCAATAACggtattttccaaaaatataGTAGTATTAAATTTTGGTTGCGTGCTAGGCTGAATACTATCGGTATTTAACTGTTCATTAAATGCTTCTTGTCGAACGCGATTGGTAAATGAAGTCACTACCCGTCTATTTGAACCACTTGCAGACATCTTTCTAACTGACCTTCTTATGCCTTGGCTGAACGCTTTCGAAGATGAACTACGAGGCAGTGGGTGACGGACGCTCTCCATCAACTCTCGGATTTCTTGTTCGGGAGCTACGTCTTCTTTGGgtgaaaaaaagggaaacaCCATTCGAACTATGTGTTCATTGATATCAAAACCCAAACTTATATCAAGGGAATAAGAAATTTGAGCGTCAGTTAAAAGAAGCAACGTTTGCTGACCGTAATACAAAGATTCAGTCATTTGTACATCCGCTTCAGGAAGACTCGAATTCCTTAGCAACGTATAAATAGAATCCAGTAATATCACTATCACTTCCGGAACAGGGAAAATTCGATCTTTATAATTCCAAAGCATATAATTcagcttttcttcaaatgaaCAGTCAGGTTTGAATTCTATCCCTCTAGTACCAACGCCTAAAGCTAACTGAACTAAATTCAACCAAACCTCTTCGATATGAAGTTGCTGAGGTAAgctatttttcaaaaccaaaaatccATGAAACTTTTGCGAGAACTTTGATATGAAGCTGGATCCTAAACTACAAACGGACTGATTTAGTAACCTTAGAccaaatagaaaataatgaCTATCAGTTTGCCTTATGAGGAATAGTAACCATGCTGGAGTAAtcatggaagaaaaacgtCGAAGAAAAGATGGCTCTTGATTACTCTCTATTAACAGACTCACAAAAACTTCACAAACCGCGTGGCCCGACTCTCTTATATCCAAATACTCAATTGCCTCTTCAGGTCTTTTAGGGTTCAAAGAAGCGTTTGAAAGTCGATTTGTTCgagtatttctttttgtagCAAAGGCTGCATATATAATATAGGTTACAATTGCCCTAACATTTtctgaaacaaaagaagtagCTAACAGCACCTTCAGCACAACTTTTAAAAGGGGAAGAACATCCAAACGAAACAAGCGAGCTCTCATTGCAGCAAgaagcttcttcaaaacttGCATCTTCATAAGTCgctttatatttatattggAATACTCATTGTTCTCGATGAGAGACACAATATAGCTTAACTGTTGAATTACCGAATGACTATCTCGAGCTTTAGACCAAAGGTCAAAATCAAGTATAAGATAGCGAAAAAGAAGGGGATTTAAAATGAATGGATGTTTAGAACGCTCATGATGAACGCCAGCTTTGGAAGATATTAATCGGAGAGTTTCCTCGGAACTTAAAAGATGGGACTTTGTGTGAAGGACTTTAGCTAGAATTTCATAGGCATGGCCTTGCTCTACCTGTTCTGAAAAGCGCCAGTTGTCTTCAATAGCTGAAAGATAAAATAGTAGCCCAAAATTGAGCTCTTCTATAGTTTCAGCAATCGAAATTAGATTTATTGATATACTAGAACCACCAACGTTGTATAAAGCATCGCTCAAAGATGGCATGACAATTGGGGTAACAGAGCCCGACGAAACTCCAAAACTAGGTTTGTCCATTGAAAAGATTTGATCATATGATGGAGATGCCCTGTTTATATATACATAGGAGTAGAACTGATCTTGCAAGTCCTTCAGTGTGTCCAAAATGCTAAAAGAGCTGAAACCAGATAAGCATGGGTCGTTAATATAAACATAGCTTTTGGCAGAAGCCGTGAAAGCTATAGTAGAAGACGAAatacttttcatatttttcagAACCCCTTCTGCACTCAAATTTAAAGCTTGAACTTCCATGCTTAATTCCGAAGATGCTCTATAAGTTAAAAAGTCATTTATGGATCCTTGAAAAGATCCAGTATAGTTGGGACCTAAAGCATAAATGACAGCGATTTGAGAAGAAAGTAACGATTCCGTGAAAAACCTAGTAGTTCCAATCAGCAGTGGTAATAAGCTAACAGATGATTCAGTAGTTGGATTgctcttttcaaatatgCCACTTTTCAATGAACCATTTATATGCCCATGGTTATCCGGAGGCATTTGAACCAAATCTTTAGACCCCATCGAAGGGCCTAGAGAAATATATAGAGGTTGAAGTAAAGACGGAATGAAAGGATATGAAGAGGGTGCACTTTCGACGAATGTTCCATCAATGTACAAATCGATTGTAGAAGAcgatttttcgtttctatGAACAAGAGTAATCAATCGCCATGTAGATGATTTAACATTACTACTTTTTGAGGAAGATGCTGTCAAAGGAGTACAAAATTTGATAATACACGCATCTTTGTTTGTAGCATATGAACCAAAATGCACGCTAATCGAATTTGTCGATGGATCAACCATCACGCGTAACAAGGgagatttcaaaaaatcgGTGACCAAAAATAATGTTGTCGGGACAGATCTTTTGTTGACATTATCGTCAGTTAAGCATTTGGAATGTAGCCATAAAGAAATTGAGTATCCTGTGTTGGGATTGATAGGGGTGCTCAAGGTGAAGTCAATAGAGGAGTAACCTTTCACGAGAGGGTTGAAATACAAAGCTGGAGCTACTGGCTTTGATAAAGCTTTCGTAAACCATCGCCGTGCCAAAGGAGACTTTCTATTGATATAtgtattc
This window harbors:
- the lvs1 gene encoding beige protein-like protein Lvs1, which produces MAEETVTYSKCVELISIIIGCDSEATLFNNLKEFHYLVKSEISNSFFPQLFIRDHGFIAIKKALVKLTFHSFQSLEIFECCLQILSIATSYSMLRSWLLSRKRIATWLEFAVQNLLSSFEKNNEASPSLSKNSLEVEQKNLDTSGGSERSSLTSGYRKNELNFPDSNLKDTPSTYLKCRLMLSILAFSLNDCFLATKDTSLFTSRTNFSPSKLFDSVESCLQNLSGKYLAFVDVLPQIFSLCPSVSIFNLLLIHLQRLVNYSPENAIKLSSSRVMDDLLDYLFNPPNNYPIPDSMKDLLFDITLNCATYGLSNNNTSKILNTYINRKSPLARRWFTKALSKPVAPALYFNPLVKGYSSIDFTLSTPINPNTGYSISLWLHSKCLTDDNVNKRSVPTTLFLVTDFLKSPLLRVMVDPSTNSISVHFGSYATNKDACIIKFCTPLTASSSKSSNVKSSTWRLITLVHRNEKSSSTIDLYIDGTFVESAPSSYPFIPSLLQPLYISLGPSMGSKDLVQMPPDNHGHINGSLKSGIFEKSNPTTESSVSLLPLLIGTTRFFTESLLSSQIAVIYALGPNYTGSFQGSINDFLTYRASSELSMEVQALNLSAEGVLKNMKSISSSTIAFTASAKSYVYINDPCLSGFSSFSILDTLKDLQDQFYSYVYINRASPSYDQIFSMDKPSFGVSSGSVTPIVMPSLSDALYNVGGSSISINLISIAETIEELNFGLLFYLSAIEDNWRFSEQVEQGHAYEILAKVLHTKSHLLSSEETLRLISSKAGVHHERSKHPFILNPLLFRYLILDFDLWSKARDSHSVIQQLSYIVSLIENNEYSNINIKRLMKMQVLKKLLAAMRARLFRLDVLPLLKVVLKVLLATSFVSENVRAIVTYIIYAAFATKRNTRTNRLSNASLNPKRPEEAIEYLDIRESGHAVCEVFVSLLIESNQEPSFLRRFSSMITPAWLLFLIRQTDSHYFLFGLRLLNQSVCSLGSSFISKFSQKFHGFLVLKNSLPQQLHIEEVWLNLVQLALGVGTRGIEFKPDCSFEEKLNYMLWNYKDRIFPVPEVIVILLDSIYTLLRNSSLPEADVQMTESLYYGQQTLLLLTDAQISYSLDISLGFDINEHIVRMVFPFFSPKEDVAPEQEIRELMESVRHPLPRSSSSKAFSQGIRRSVRKMSASGSNRRVVTSFTNRVRQEAFNEQLNTDSIQPSTQPKFNTTIFLENTVIDGAKSKKLINELFISVLTTAYDRIVAGQGFSFSKLIISLPSSTKTKKASFVRIAFHSILQQLIKSVKDDKTFLKNPHVLINFSYMFTKYLRIRIVGFMDEFCFNIIDDIGYLLEELEFAENQLDFSSKNTKYAICNLFGCFLRLILLELDRTKEKGDEATMENVMMKILYWQTPLLASKNHQPELFSLLWYSMYMVLKSGNERARLSAVDIWRLLYIQSPNYLNQVNKGFRMEFPFSRDMQTITGLQSDQFLSWLQDNISEADEFMQTCFSFQFENFLKQEHKAAEDEMTSLKLLRLEFLKKSLTIASSEQNLLNEMSHSYEAWISSLYSLECSRFRKIFQDQSDQENFVMSALFSNQAELAGENSVLSLSPASWELDSTEGSERMRSRLRPCITPPKEINSEQESEQKSSFVTGNRSFHGSVNSEVPLRTQGKEAITLMVPYNEDTLHDSEATSTNESTFGKEDEDDTFEEDKEDKNRTVMRSIMPGDTIQDAYNVSRIFGLEAMEGILLLGKQYLYLMDNFFLRSDNEIVDINDSSVTDEKDPYLQLLNMQSLNSSRNTLPVISRESSWYWNFSDLSLVLKRFYLLRDVGIELFFKDGRSFLTILSTTKNRDALYQKLIAKAHGADVLSTSHLATSMSRDLGKATNRTNFIGTKLANVLSFNSGHPATKRWERHEISNFNYLQIVNTLAGRTYNDLTQYPVFPWVIADYTSEELDLSNPRTFRDLSKPMGAQYPPRESQFKERYDLLLSLGDLQQKPFHYGTHYSSAMIVCSYLIRLRPFVNSYLALQGGQFDHADRLFYSIEQTWNSSSKENMADVRELIPEFYYLSEMFVNGNGFDFGSRQNETEPINDVILPPWAKGDPAIFVQKNREALESKYASSHLHEWIDLVFGYKQRGEEAVESTNVFHNLSYQGSVDLEDIENEFELAAAVGIIHNFGQTPKQVFKRPHPPRGPDFTDTPLGPYLFGRFEKNMGLLFQSASPVIEISKKIVHMLYDPTKDTLRAFSPGFVPLSSYSTLIWGGVNNDVELIMEQTDSKLVVFEELHSDKITHLLGCDERTFLTASYDLTLRLWQLSDSKPARLSLKKVLYGHRAKITSVSVCKAFSIIVSGDESGSLMIWDLNRAEFVRSVRVYGQSIQTISVNARNGEIAFTSGCCCCIIDINGKILVKDTLSRIYNSNLNEDICSLSFYTGANSEWLNKDLFFTGHEDGIVRIWEKRLESKAILESKDVLDKPKWRLHLVRQLQHKSGFGRNKIPTRQTITCITCSGQARGIFTGDNLGQVHAWMLPDTTSNVHVERDATNDLCSLCDARFSLMEWRSQCRACGNSNVCSDCISTLKDTNIKTCYECYRQLPSYYKG